A region of the Leptospira broomii serovar Hurstbridge str. 5399 genome:
CCCGTTCGAAAGAAAGTTCCCCGCCCAAGGCGATATGCGGTACCGCTAAAACAGTCATGAACGTGTTTACAAGCGAATACATTCCAAGTAGGTAAAAGAACTTTCCGATCTGGGATTCGATAAGCGGCGGTGTGAACAGAAAATACACGCTCACACCGAGAAGCAGACCACCGCTGATAATATACGGTCTTCTTCTTCCCATCTTTGAAGCGGTTCGATCAGAAATCGTACCCATTAAAGGATCGCTGATTGCGTCCCAGAGAATCGCGACCAACATTGCCAGTCCGAAAAGTGACGGCTTTAACCCTACAACCAAAACGTAAAATTCTAAAAGATAAATTTGAGCGAGAGTTTCGACTGCGGTTATTCCTATTTCAGTGGATGCATATCCTGCCTTTATACCGTTTGTAAGTTCCTTTGCTTTCGAATTTAATTTAGAAAGCATTTCCAAGTGCCTGTTAATTTTCCATTGCGCACAAGATGAATTTCACCCATTTCGGCCATAATTTTTTCGCTTTGAGTCGGACGGAAAAAGACATGATCGTCCGGATAAAGATTTGTCGCTTTAGATCCGTTTAATATTCCTTGGTTCGTGCTGGTACCGAAAAGAGAATTATCTTGAAGGCCTTTCGGAGACTCCTTCTTTGCCAGAAAGGCTCCCCCATAAGTAAAATAAGTAACTTGCAAATTCGGATCCCATAAAGGAAAAAGAAAAGAAATCGATTCCAAAAAAGGAATCCTTGTCCCTTCCAACCTTTTCAATACCGGAGTCGCGATAAATACGGCGGGTGTATGATCTTCAAGACTATCCACATCAAAGTCCGTCGGCTTTACTAGAGCAGACCCGACCGAAACATCGTTAACAATTCCAATATGTTTCTGATAGAATCGATACGTTTTACTCCCTCCCCCGTTTAAAATAAGATCCCTTTCGAATAATCCAGAATAGTTTGCTCTTCCCAACTTAATAAAAGAAGAATATCGATCCAATGATTGCTGTAGAGCTTCCTCCATAACGGTAATCTTATTCCCTAAAATCGTCGGAGCCGAAGCGACATGAGGTTCATATCCCATAAACCCGGAAAAGGTTAGATATTCCGGATTGGAAGAAATCAATTTCAAGACCCCATCCATCGCCTCCGGATTCGGAAATCCGCCGCGATGCAATCCGATATCGATTTCCAAATTTAAGTCGAGTTTACACCTTTCTTTCTTAGCGAACTCGAGATATTGAACCGCTCTATCCGGAGTGTCCACTAACCAATGAATTTTCTCTACTTCCGTCCTTGAGGTTTTACGAAAGATCTGCGCTAATGCAATTGCCGGCATCGGTTTACCCAAAAGAATATCGAATTTACGAAATTCAGGATCCTTCAGTAACATAACGATATCTTCCGAATGGAAAACCATCAGACGATTACTGTCCGTCGCTCGGACTATATATCGCAGTAAATCCAGGGAAGGTAAGGACTTTACCACGATCCTATATTTAAGAGGCGGTCGTAATTTTTCTTTTAAGAGTTTCAAATTCGAATCAAGACGATCTAAATCCAGTAAAACGACCGGTTTACCGGGTCCATGCAACTTAAGCTCCAGGTTTAAAGATTTGAAATATTCGGAATAGGGAACCCCTCTATCCTTAGGTTTTAGAAACACTAATAATATTGTGCCTAAAAATAAAATCGTTAGGACCCATCTGAGTGAATTAATTCTGCGCATACTTTTACCGATCTATTTGAAGCTATTTGGAGACGCCTTATTAGACTGATTCCTATTCCGGTAGACGAAATTTAGGTAAGGCGAGATTGTATCGAACCGCTATAATCCGAATGAGAATGATTAATGCCGCGGAGATCCCTGTGCTTAAATCGACGTTCACATCCGCTTTACTTAACAGAATGTAGAGTATCGCCCCTGCTAGACAGGCCGTGGCGTAAATTTCCCGACGAAAAATCAAAGGTACTTCGTTGATGAGAGTATCTCGAATTACTCCGCCGAAAACGGCGGAAATCATTCCGAGAATCGAAGCAGCGAATGGATTTACGCCGTAAGAAAGAGAAATTTTGGTTCCGATAACCGTATAAATGCTAATTCCGACCGTGTCAAAAATAAATATCCAACTCCGGTAACGCACCAGAAATCGGGTAAAGACTATCGTTATTAAGAAGCCTACAAAAATCGCCCAAAGCACATTGGAATCTCGAACCCAAGATACCGGGTAATTTCCGAGCGTTATATCCCTTAATGTTCCCCCTCCGATTGCAGTGATAAAACCGGTAAAGAAAACGGTAAACGCATCGCTGTGATGGCCTTTCTTTTCCGATGCGGCCAGCGCTCCTGAAATGGCAAATACGGCGACCCCGGCTAAATCGAAATAGGTCGAAAAGTTCAAGAGTCTATACCGAATACGTCGCTTGTTTTTTCTTGCCTTTGCTTCTAAGGGCCGGTCCTAGCAGGAGACCAAGGAAAGGGAAGAAGCCTCCTAGCTTCGCAAGAAACCCTCTTGAACCGGGGACAAGAACTTCTAAAGGTTTGTTAGGGATTACTTTTCGAAAGATGATATTCGAAACGTCTTCGACGGTCAAATATCGATTACCGGAGAAAGTTAAAGAAGCAGATTCGTAATCCTTTTGCAAATCAAGCATCGGAGTTTTTATCGCGTCCGGACATACAGTCGTTACGAAAACGTTTTTCGGTCTCAGTTCTTCCGCGGCTGCCAGAGAGAACCCCCTCACTGCGAATTTGGAGGCGCTGTAAAGCGTTAGCCCGGAAATAGGTGCGACTCCCGCAAGCGATGCGATATTGATTATATGACCTCCCCCTTGATCGATCATACGTAGAGAGGCTTCTCTAGTACCGTACATTAATCCTTTTGAATTGATATCGATGTGTCGATCGATATCTTTCGGTTGAGTTTCGTAGATGTAGCCCGGGAGTAAATATCCGGCGACGTTCATCAAAATATCCAATCGTTCCCATTTTTTATAGAGGAGATTCATTACCTTTTTCCAATCGGCAGCCGAACTGATATCCAATTTCGAAGTAATAACTCTATTTTTTTCCCCTTTCCATTTCGAGGCAAACGCGTTTAACGCTTTTTCGTTAATGTCTGTTAGAAATATTTCATGCCCCCTGGCAAAGGAATCTTCGGCGAGTTTTTGTCCCAATCCGCCGCTAGCACCGGTAATTAATATTTTCATACTTTCCTCTCATTTACTCTGATTCCGGTATGATCGCAAAATCAGAGATACTTTTACGATTTCCTCGGTTTAAACTTCGGACCGAATCGGATCGCCGAATTGGAGTCGGCCGACCGAGAACGTAGGATTCGTACCTGGAAAGAGCCAAAATCCCGTCATTTCCGAGGATGGTACTACATTATAAAATTCAGGATTTCTAGAGGACAATCCGGCGATTTCTTTTTCTAAAACCATGGAAATATATTGGTCCAATCCGATCTCCATAGTATTCCCATTTAGAATGACTTCCATGCCCGTTGTCTTCGCATATTTACGAACGCCCGGGATGCGGGATTTGATGGGCGCGTAGCTATCTGCGCAAACACCGTTTTCGCTAGAAACAAAAATGCCCTCGGGGGTGTGAGCAACCAAACTATGATTTCCATATGTATGCCCGGGAGTTTTGATCAGAGCCACTCCTCCGCCCAGTTCCACATCCGAATCCAAAAGAACGATTCGATCCATTGAAATTCCTCCGGAACCGTTGGGACAATACCAATCTGCCTGAGGCGGTAAGAGTCCTTGAATTGAATTCCATTCTTCCTTCATAACTAAAAGTTTTGCATTAGGAAAATATCCGGGCTGTCCGTTTGCACCCAACCATTTTCGTAAGTCCTGAGTATGCAAATGGTCGTAAGAAATATAATCCACCTGCGAAGGCGCAATCCCGGCATCTGCAAGACATTCCTCTACAGTGTTCAGGATTGGAGCTATGATTTTCTTTCCTATATCTTTAAACGGACCGAAGCTTTCGGCAAATCTCTTAAAGAAAGGCGTTTCGGAATTTCCTTCTAAGTCCGAAGGAGAGAATAAGAGAGTTTTAACTCCTTCGGACGTTTTATACTGTATGATGAAAAGACGATTTACTATATGCATCAGCGGGGTAGGAAGTGCAAACGCATTTAAGAGACCGTACTTGGTCGGATAAGGAACTTTGATCAAATCATAGGACTTATAAAAGATAACTTGCGGACCGGAAAGAATCCTTTCTCTAAATCTTCTCGCTCGTTTGCGAACGTCTTCAAGGCGATCCACAGGGGCAGGGAGATCCCGCGAACCTAGAAAATCCTGAATCGGTTTAATTGTGCGTTCTTTCTTTGAAGAAGAACTTGTTTTTTTTGCTCTAGAAGCGGTCGGCTTTACCATGGATTTCCTCGGAGCCTATTCTCGCTGATGGAACCGCTTCTTGTCAACAAGGAAGGCTTAACATGTAGTCGGGCTGCACATTAAGCGAACAAAGGTTAGTCTAGAAGGGTTTGTATAGAGCGATGTAGCCGACTATTGCTCCGAGGAAAGGAAGAGCGAACCATAAAAACTTTGCCAAGGAAGGTTTTTTATAGAATAGAGTAAGTAATCCGCCAAAGAGTAACCAAAATAAGAATTTCGCAATGATCCAGCCGGGCCAAGGCCAAATAATCCCTAATCGTGCCAGCATACCGAACCCGCCTAATAAAATTAAGAAAAGTCCGATACCGTGGGTCATCGCGATCAATTTTTTTTGCGCGTTCTCCTTCGTACCACCCCCAATCGCATGCAAGGCAATCCCGCCGAAAGCCAAAAACAAAAATAAGATTCCGAGAATATGAACTAATTTGTAAACTGTGTAAGAAATCATCGAGGATACATTCGAACATCACTATCCCGTAGGAAAGCGAAAAAACGTCTATTTTTCCAACAGGTGTTGTACACCGACCCAATTCCCGAGAGGCGGAGTTTCTATATACTCTTGACAACGTTTACGATACAATATCGCGACTATGTCTTCGGGAAAAACCTTCAACGCCTGCTCGAAGTTTACTAATGCGTCTTTAAAGTTACCGACTTTATACAAGATGATTCCGCGCGACACTAAGGGTAATGTCGCTTCCTTTAGCTTGCGAATATGCGGATCGTCGGCTTCATAGACTTCGTAAATAATGATGGGTTGGCTTTTTCCTTTCACGACAACGGAATCCACCTCGCGAATCGCTACATCATCCGAAATTGTCAAGCTGGCTAATGTCTGTTGGGTTATCAGAATGTCGGCTTTATACAGACTCGTAAGACTCTCTAATCTAGAAGCGACGTTAACCGTGTCGCCTATGACAGTCGTATCCAGTCGGTCAGAAGAACCTACGGTTCCCAACATTAAATTACCGGTATTAATTCCTATTCCGATTCTTACGCCTTTTAGATGTCCGCCCTTGACTTCCACATCCAATTCGCGAATCCGCTTCTTCATCGCAATTGCCGCATAAACCGCGCGATCAGCCGCCGACTTCCCTTCCCATTGATCCGGGGATTGAACGGCTCGCTCGGCGGAAAAAAGGGCCAAAATCGCATCTCCCATAAACTTATCCACGAAGCCATCGTATTTTTGAATCAAAGGCTCCATGCTTGCCAAATAGCCGTTGATAAATCGGAAATTTTCCTCGGGAGTCATTTTTTCGGAGATCGTCGTGAAAGACCGAATATCTGTAAATAAAACGCTCATTTCTCGAAGCGCGGAGTCCCCCAAATTCACGTCTACCGCCGAATCTTTCCCGAGAACGCTTAAGAATTGCATGGGAACAAATCGAAAGAAAGCGTTCTTTTGTCTGGCTAATTCCAGCTTTTGATGACTGAGTTCTATATTTAAATCCTCGGATTGTTTATAAAGTTCGATGAAACGATTCGCTAAAATTGTCGTTAAGGATATTACGAATAAAAGATATGCGAATTGAGTAAACCGAATCCCGAGCTGGAAGAAGACCGAATCAAGTATATCATAGATTGCAATAAATACTATGACGAACATACTGATCGCCATTAACGAGGCATCTTTCTTGCGGAGATATACCGCCTTCCCGATGAAATATAAAAGATAAATTAAAGTGGGCACCATTGAAAATTGCCAGAGACGTAAGCTCGTCATGAGAAACCGAAATGGGGCCAATAAGGAGAAGAAAAAGATCACAAAACTCCAACCTGCAATTATCAGAATCGGAAGATTCGGTAGCGCTCGCCCGTAAAAGTAATCATGCAAGAAAAGTAGAAACAGGGAGGCCAATAAAGCTACGGATCCGTATTCTACCCTCGTTATTACGGCGGTATCCGCAATGACTTCAAAAGAAAGGGAAGAACGACAAAGAGAATAAACCGCCATCGCGATTGAAAAGACACCGAAATAGAGATTGTATTTATCCGCGGTTCGCTTTGAAAAAATCAACAAGTGATATAAACCGAAAAAAACGTATATCGTATTTAGACTTAGATTTAATAAGACGCCGGCCTCTCGCGTAAAATCCAAATTCTTGTTTATTGAATATTCCCCATCCACATAAAAACCCAGGTCGGGATTTCGCGGAGCTAAAAGTTCCGGAAGCGCAACTGCCGGTGCGTCACCGATTAAACGAAATACTAAAATATTCGACCCTTGCTTTAATAGGCTAGAATCCAAAGGTAATCGAAGTTGACGAATCGTTCTTCTCCGTTCGATCTGTCCGTCCAGGGCCAAATGAACTTCGCTTTTTAGCAAATGGCCGTTAAGAAAAATTTCCCAGTTTTCTCCTATCGAATTGATGAATAGTGAAATCGGCTCGATGAAGTAGTATTGCTTCGGATCTTCCTGCAGAACAAAGCGCGTCTGAAGAGTAAATTCCTTCGTCCCGCTGGAAATCGCACTATCGTAAATCGCATTCAAAACGACTGGAAAGGATTCGATCTTCCTGACTTCATTCGTATTTTCGTCGAATCCGTTTTTATACTCGGGAAGAAACCCTTCCAACGAGTACCAATCGAGTCGTTTGAGATCTATATCTTTCCAATGTGTCGACGATACGGTCTCCTCGGCGATCAAAGGAAGACAGAAAATTAGGGATAGAGAGAGAAACCAAGAAAAAATCGAAATTTGAACGTCCGTCTTATGTTTAAGCGACATGCGTTATGTTTATATTCCTATTCCCGGAGGGGATTTCTGATAAAAAGACCTTTCCAAAAGACGGGGCATGAGTGTTTCGGCCACCCTGACGTTCCGGAACGAGGTATTCTATTTGATGAGCAAAAGCATGATAATTCAAGTTTTTTACGGCAATTTTTTCCTTTTCCCCGACGGGAAATTTAGTACAACTATCCTGAAAAGAGGAGGAAGAAGCTCATGGTGGACAAATGGGAAGGCAAGAAATTGCCGGATGTAAGCTTAGAAAGCAGTACCGGGGGCACCGTTCATTTACCGAAGGATGCCGAGGGTTCCTGGACCTTGTTGTATTTTTATCCGAAAGATGACACTCCCGGTTGCACCAAACAAGCTTGCTCCTATAGAGATCATTTGGAAGACTTTCGGAAAGCCGGCGCAAAAGTTTTCGGAATCAGTTC
Encoded here:
- a CDS encoding alanine racemase — encoded protein: MRRINSLRWVLTILFLGTILLVFLKPKDRGVPYSEYFKSLNLELKLHGPGKPVVLLDLDRLDSNLKLLKEKLRPPLKYRIVVKSLPSLDLLRYIVRATDSNRLMVFHSEDIVMLLKDPEFRKFDILLGKPMPAIALAQIFRKTSRTEVEKIHWLVDTPDRAVQYLEFAKKERCKLDLNLEIDIGLHRGGFPNPEAMDGVLKLISSNPEYLTFSGFMGYEPHVASAPTILGNKITVMEEALQQSLDRYSSFIKLGRANYSGLFERDLILNGGGSKTYRFYQKHIGIVNDVSVGSALVKPTDFDVDSLEDHTPAVFIATPVLKRLEGTRIPFLESISFLFPLWDPNLQVTYFTYGGAFLAKKESPKGLQDNSLFGTSTNQGILNGSKATNLYPDDHVFFRPTQSEKIMAEMGEIHLVRNGKLTGTWKCFLN
- a CDS encoding trimeric intracellular cation channel family protein translates to MNFSTYFDLAGVAVFAISGALAASEKKGHHSDAFTVFFTGFITAIGGGTLRDITLGNYPVSWVRDSNVLWAIFVGFLITIVFTRFLVRYRSWIFIFDTVGISIYTVIGTKISLSYGVNPFAASILGMISAVFGGVIRDTLINEVPLIFRREIYATACLAGAILYILLSKADVNVDLSTGISAALIILIRIIAVRYNLALPKFRLPE
- a CDS encoding SDR family oxidoreductase is translated as MKILITGASGGLGQKLAEDSFARGHEIFLTDINEKALNAFASKWKGEKNRVITSKLDISSAADWKKVMNLLYKKWERLDILMNVAGYLLPGYIYETQPKDIDRHIDINSKGLMYGTREASLRMIDQGGGHIINIASLAGVAPISGLTLYSASKFAVRGFSLAAAEELRPKNVFVTTVCPDAIKTPMLDLQKDYESASLTFSGNRYLTVEDVSNIIFRKVIPNKPLEVLVPGSRGFLAKLGGFFPFLGLLLGPALRSKGKKKQATYSV
- a CDS encoding MBL fold metallo-hydrolase; translated protein: MVKPTASRAKKTSSSSKKERTIKPIQDFLGSRDLPAPVDRLEDVRKRARRFRERILSGPQVIFYKSYDLIKVPYPTKYGLLNAFALPTPLMHIVNRLFIIQYKTSEGVKTLLFSPSDLEGNSETPFFKRFAESFGPFKDIGKKIIAPILNTVEECLADAGIAPSQVDYISYDHLHTQDLRKWLGANGQPGYFPNAKLLVMKEEWNSIQGLLPPQADWYCPNGSGGISMDRIVLLDSDVELGGGVALIKTPGHTYGNHSLVAHTPEGIFVSSENGVCADSYAPIKSRIPGVRKYAKTTGMEVILNGNTMEIGLDQYISMVLEKEIAGLSSRNPEFYNVVPSSEMTGFWLFPGTNPTFSVGRLQFGDPIRSEV
- a CDS encoding adenylate/guanylate cyclase domain-containing protein, translated to MSLKHKTDVQISIFSWFLSLSLIFCLPLIAEETVSSTHWKDIDLKRLDWYSLEGFLPEYKNGFDENTNEVRKIESFPVVLNAIYDSAISSGTKEFTLQTRFVLQEDPKQYYFIEPISLFINSIGENWEIFLNGHLLKSEVHLALDGQIERRRTIRQLRLPLDSSLLKQGSNILVFRLIGDAPAVALPELLAPRNPDLGFYVDGEYSINKNLDFTREAGVLLNLSLNTIYVFFGLYHLLIFSKRTADKYNLYFGVFSIAMAVYSLCRSSLSFEVIADTAVITRVEYGSVALLASLFLLFLHDYFYGRALPNLPILIIAGWSFVIFFFSLLAPFRFLMTSLRLWQFSMVPTLIYLLYFIGKAVYLRKKDASLMAISMFVIVFIAIYDILDSVFFQLGIRFTQFAYLLFVISLTTILANRFIELYKQSEDLNIELSHQKLELARQKNAFFRFVPMQFLSVLGKDSAVDVNLGDSALREMSVLFTDIRSFTTISEKMTPEENFRFINGYLASMEPLIQKYDGFVDKFMGDAILALFSAERAVQSPDQWEGKSAADRAVYAAIAMKKRIRELDVEVKGGHLKGVRIGIGINTGNLMLGTVGSSDRLDTTVIGDTVNVASRLESLTSLYKADILITQQTLASLTISDDVAIREVDSVVVKGKSQPIIIYEVYEADDPHIRKLKEATLPLVSRGIILYKVGNFKDALVNFEQALKVFPEDIVAILYRKRCQEYIETPPLGNWVGVQHLLEK